In Dama dama isolate Ldn47 chromosome 26, ASM3311817v1, whole genome shotgun sequence, a single genomic region encodes these proteins:
- the LOC133047247 gene encoding non-histone chromosomal protein HMG-17-like, with protein MPKRKTEADATGDKTKVEDKPQRRSTRLSAKPVPPKPDPKPKKALAKKKEKAPKGKKSDASKDGNNPTKNRAAKTDKTQKAEGAGDTK; from the coding sequence ATGCCTAAGAGAAAGACTGAAGCGGATGCTACAGGAGATAAAACCAAGGTGGAGGACAAACCACAGAGAAGATCTACAAGGTTATCTGCTAAACCTGTTCCTCCAAAGCCAGATCCCAAGCCTAAAAAGGCACttgcaaagaagaaagagaaggcacCCAAAGGGAAAAAGAGTGATGCTAGCAAGGATGGGAATAACCCTACAAAAAATCGAGCTGCCAAAACAGACAAGACGCAGAAAGCTGAAGGTGCTGGAGATACCAAGTGA